Within the Salinibacterium sp. TMP30 genome, the region CCTCCACCAAATGCCCCAGCGAGGCTCATGATGGTGTCACTTCGGCCCTGAATACGTAGGCGCATTGCGCCGGTGGAGAGATCCGCCACGAGGGCTGAGCCGGCAACAGTCGAGGCGCTCCAGCCGAGACCCAACAGCACCAAACCGACCGTGACCGCCGCATTGCTCAGTTGACCGAGTGCGACCACCAGCACCGATGCCGCAAACAATGCTTGACCGACGAGAATGGTCGGGATGCGACCAAAACGGTCACTGGCCCACCCAAAGACGGGCGACAGGGCGTACATTCCGGCAATGTGCAGGCTTATCGTGAAGCCGATGACGGTGAGACTGGCCCCTTGATGGCTCAAGTGCACAGGAGTCATTGCCATGATCGAGACCATTACCGCATGGCTGATCGCAATTGCAGCGATCGCGAAGACCAGCGGTCCACGGCCGCGGACTATTCCGGCATCCGCAGCGACTGCCTGCTCCACAGGCTTGTTGCCGGCGAGAACAAGAGGATCGGGCCGAAGCTCTACGAGGTAGAGAACCATTGCGGCGAGCTGTGCCGCGATCGCAAAGACAAACGAGCCCGTGTTGGTGGGCAGCGATAACCACTGCGCGACCGCTTCACCAGGCCCGATGAGGTTGGGGCCAGCTACGGCACCGATCGTTGTCGACCAGACCACGAGCGACAGGTCACGCCCACGGTGTTCGGGAGCCGCAACATCCGTCGCTGCAAATCGAGCCTGCAGGCCTACCGCTGTGCCAACACCGAGCATCGCAAAACCAAGAATGAGGAGCGGGAAAAATGCGGCCCCAATCGCCAGCACCGTGATGAGGGAGCCACCCGCAGCGACACCGGCACCGAGCGCGAGTGCTGGTCGACGCCCCCAGCGTTGCGCCAGTCGAGCCAAAGGGATCGACACCAGAGCAGCACCGAGTGTGCTGGATGTTGCTGCCGCACCCGAAAGTGCTTCACCACCGAGATCGGCGGCCAGAATCGCTCCGACCGCAACCGTTGCTCCCAGCCCGAGCCCGGCAAGCACTTGCCCTGCAACGAGGGTTCTGACGATGCGGGATTGCACTGCGCGGTCGATGTCCATGACTACAGTCTGCTGCACGCTCCGCTAGACTGACACCATCCACCCGCGCGAAATCCTGGAGTGATTCAGTGCCAACAATCGTTGTCGAGGTAATGCCTAAGGCTGAAATCCTCGATCCTCAGGGCAAGGCTGTCGCCGGTGCCCTCGTCCGTCTCGATAAGAGTGAGTTCACTTCGGTGCGCATCGGTAAGCGTTTTGAGCTCACCGTTGATGGCCCAATTACCGCTGATTTGCTGGCGGAGGCTCGTGAGATCGCGAACGATCTTCTCGCCAACACGGTGATCGAAGATGTGATTTACGTCGGTGAGGCTCGCGGCGCCGACGACGCTCAGGGCGCATAGTGCGCGTCGGAGTCATCACTTTTCCGGGTTCGCTTGACGATCGCGACGCTCAGCGTGCGGTCAAACTCGGGGGCGCAGTGCCGGTAGCCCTGTGGCACGGCGACCACGATCTCAAGAATGTCGACGCAATCGTATTGCCTGGTGGTTTCAGCTACGGCGACTACCTGCGCGCTGGTGCTATTGCCGCACACTCGCCCATCATGAGCGAGGTCATTGCTGCAGCGAACGGCGGAATGCCCGTGCTCGGCATCTGCAACGGTTTTCAGATTTTGGTGGAGTCTCACCTGCTGCCCGGTGGTCTCGTGCGCAACGATCACGGTGACTTTGTGTGCCGCGACCAGAAGTTGCGTGTTGAAAACATCGACACCGCCTGGAGCAATGGCTTTAGAGAAGACGAAGAGATCATCATTCCGGTGAAGAACGGTGAGGGTGGCTACATCGCCGATCAGAACACCCTCGATCGTCTTGAGGGTGAAGGTCAGGTTGTGTTCCGCTATCTCGAGGTCAACCCCAACGGTTCAGCGAATGACATTGCCGGCATCTCGAATGCGCGGGGCAACGTTGTTGGGTTGATGCCACATCCCGAGCACGCTACCGAGCCTGGTTTTGGCCCGGACACTCGCGTCGCGATGCGATCGGGCACTGACGGTCTCACGTTCTTTACGAGTGCGATTAACTCGTTGATGGCTAACGCCTGATGTTCGCAACCCCCAAGTCACTTTTCCGCGTTCTCGCATTCGCTGAGGCTGTCACCTGGACCTTACTGATTACGGGACTCATTTTGCGTGCCACGATCGGGCTGGATGTCGCGGTGTCGATCGGTGGCGGCATCCACGGGTTTGTCTTCCTCACCTACGGTGCCACCGCCGTGTTGTTGACGGTGAACCAGCGGTGGAACGTCGGCACCGCGGTTCTCACCATTGGTAGCGCAATCATTCCTTACGCGACCATTCCGGTGGAGTTGTGGCTTGCACGCTCGGGTCGTCTCGCCGGCGAATGGCGCACGGAAGCTAGCGATCATCCTCGCGATGCAGGTTGGGTCGATCGCGCTATGCGGTGGTTCTTGAAGCACCCGTATATTCTTCTCGCGTTGATCGCTGCGGCTGTCGTGCTGCTCTTTGTTGTGCTGCTGATCATCGGCCCGCCCGGTGGCAGCAAATAGCTAGCGGCTACACCAAGAAGATCGGGATAACTCCCGGGTTTCGTGCATGCACGATCACGAGGAACACCACGGCATCGAACAATAGGTGCACGGTCAGCACGTAGACGAGCGACTTGGTGCTCGAGTAAATCCACCCTTGCAGCAGGGCGAACGGGATCGTGAGCAGCGGACCCCAGGATTGGTAGCCGAGTTCCCACAGGAACGACACAAAGATCACCATTTGCAGCAGGTTCGCCTGCCAGACCGGAAAGTGCCGTCGGAAGAGCACAAACACGGTGAGGATGAAGAACAGTTCATCCCACGTGCCAACTGCGTTGACCCCGACAAACAGTCGCCCGATCTCATCGGGAGTTGTCACAATTGGCCAGTTCTCGTACACGCCGCTGGTGATGAAGTAGAACGGCAGAATGAGCCACCCGAGGAAGAGCACGAGTGCGAGATAGCCCCACTGCACTCGATTCCACGGCCAGCCGCCTCGCCACGGAAACCGAATGAGCCGGTCTTTGAAGACAAACCGGGAAAGTGCGTAGGGCACCGCGACCGCTGTCGCCAACACAAAGCCGAGAAGAAAGAAGTTGCCCCAACTGATGTCGGCCGCAACCGAAATTGTGGAGACGATCACCATTCCCGAGGCGATGAGCAGCAGGTCTTTCGCCAGACCTTCGGTGAGTCTTTGGCGGTCGGTTATCCACGCTGCGGCGAGCGCTGCCGCTACCACCACATAGCCGAGCAGGGGAAGCCGCAGTGAGAACAGGAGCACCGCAGACCCGCTCAGCAGCGCTGCGGGGATGAGCCCCCAGCTGCGCGAGCTCAGGGGTGGCGTCGCAACAGCGCTGTCGGGCGTTGGCATAGTTCGTTAGTCCCTTTCGGAGAGGCTATCCGGCGCGCGGTCTGGCGCGTTTTCAGGAATGTTATCTTGCAGGGGGATTGCTCCAGTGAACTCTTGACGGCGCGCGTCGGCTTCTGCGCTGCCGCTGAACAGTCCGCGGTCTTGAGCCTCTGTTGAGCCCTTACTGCGTGCGCGTGCCTCGTTTTCGACCATGAGCACGCGCTGGCGTGGCAGGGCGGCGGGGTTCTTAGCTTGCAGCCAGTCGACCATCTCTTCCCGTACGTGGGTGCGAAGGTCCCACTGGGCGCCGGAGTCTGCGGCACTCACGAGCACGCGAACACGAACGAAACCACCGGTAGTGTCAACGACTTGGATGTTGGCGGTGCGGCCATCCCACAGCTCTGTGTCGGCAACAATCTTCTTCAGTTGCGTTCGCATCTGGTCGATGCTGACGCGCCAGTCGAGGTCAAAGTTGACCTCGCCGAGTAGCTCGGTGGCGTTGCGGGTCCAGTTCTGGAATGGTGTGGTGGTGAAGTAGGTGGAGGGCAGCACTAGTCGGCGCTGATCCCAGATGCTCACCACAATGTAGGTGAGCGTGATTTCTTCGATGCGACCCCATTCGCCGTCGGCGACGACAACATCGTCGACTCGGATGGCGTCACTAAAAGCGAGCTGCATGCCCGCAAACACGTTGGCAAGAGCAGACTGTGCCGCGATACCGGCGACAACGCTAATGAGGCCGGCCGAGGCAAGGACGCTGGCGCCGAGGGTTTGAGCTCCGGGGAGCGTCAAGAGGATGGCCCCAATCGTGACGATTACGATGACGGCGGTGAGCACGCGGCGCAGCACTTGCACTTGGGTGCGCACTCGGCGCGCAACGCGGTTATCGGGCACATCGATGGGGTAGCGAGTGAGCGCGCGGCCGAGTAGCAGGTTCATGACGGATACCAGCAGCCAACCGCTGATCGCGATGACGACGACAAGGAAGACGTTGTCGATAATGTCGAGGATATTCGGATCGACAATCGGGATTGTTGCCTTGACCGCAATCCACACGGCTAAGAGCGCGATCAGCACGCGCAGGCGTTGACGAACTGGCGCTAGGGTTGCGTACACCCCCGGCCTAAGGTGGGCGATCACACGCACAATAAGCGCGATCACTCCTACTACGATCACAACGGCAATAAGCGCGATCACGACGGCGACAGCGAGCCCCAGCCACGATTTCCATTCGAACACTCGAGTGATTTCCTTCCGTTGGCGTTGCTATAGCCTACGGGCACTCCCCATGGCGTCGCGTGTCGTGATTAACTGGGGGAATCCGAGAGGGGCGCCATGGGCGAAGCAAGAACACAGAGTGCGCGACGGAGTTCCGTGCGACTATGGTTCGCGACCACGCGCGAAGCGGCCTCCGCCGAACTCTGGCCGCTACCGACTCTGTTCATCATCATCGCCGTTGTTCTCGGGATAGTACTGCCGTTCATTGATCGCGCTGTCGACTCTTCACTGTCTCCAGTGTTCAAAAGTGTGCTCTTTGCGGGGGGGCCGGATAGCGCCCGAGCTGTACTCTCCGCCGTTGCGGGCTCACTCATCACGGCAACTTCGCTGACGTTTTCACTGACGGTGGTGGCACTGCAGCTGGCAAGCAGTCAGGCCTCACCGCGTGTGTTGCGCACCTTCCTCAAAAACCGCACGGTGCAGTGGACACTCGCCGTCTTCGTTGGCACTTTTGCCTATGCACTGACGGTGCTGCGCACCATTGAGGATGGCTCGGTCAGCGTTGACCCGATCGTTCCACGCTTCGCGGTAACTCTTGCTTCGTTGTTGACTCTGGCAAGTGTTGTCATGCTCGTACTGTTCTTGGCCCATCTCGCGAGACAGCTACGGATTGAGATCACAATTCGGCAAATTTTTGTTGAAACTAGCAGCACCATCACATCTGTGAAATCGACGATGGCGGAGGGGTACATTAAGCTTCCGGATTGGCCGCCTGCCAGCCGCATTGAACTCAGCCTGGCAACACGTTCGGGGTTCATTCGCTCCATTGATCGCTCGCGCCTTCTCGCAGTAGCGATCGATTACGATCTTGTCGTCAGCGAAGTGGAGACCATTGGCAATCACGTTGTCAGCAAGACTCCCGTAATCCGGTGGTGGCCGCGGGATCCGCTGGAACATGTGGACGACGAGGCACGCGAGAACATCAACCCTGCCCTCTCCCAGGCGATTGATTTGGCATTCGAACGCACGGCAGGCCAAGACATTGGCTTCGGCATCCGCCAGCTCGTCGACATCGCCGCCAAAGCTCTCTCACCCGGCGTCAATGATCCAACTACGGCCGTGCATACGCTCGGCCACCTCTCGGCGATCCTCGGATCTATCGCCGAACTGCCCATTCAGTCAACGGGGCTCACCGATGACAATGACCGTGTGCGTGTCATCATCAACCCACATAGCTTCACGGATCTGCTCGACGTTGCCATGACTCAGCCGCGGCGCTACGGTGCGAGCGACCCCGGAGTTGTTGAGCGACTTTTCCGACTGCTGCAAGAGGTGGGGTATCGTGCGCAACGACCCGAGCAGACCGAGGCCGTGCTTCAACAGATCGAGCGGCTGGAGGCATCCGTTGCTGCAGAAAACTATGACTATGTCGAGCGCGAGCGGTTTGCCAAGCTCGCGGACGCAGCACGCGCAGCAACTTCCGACCACCGCTGGCTCTGAACTGGCGCGTTCACTTCTCGAGCTCTCGACCCTTTATCGGGGACTTGCAGATATGCTGCTGTCGTGGAATACACCTACGAACTTGAGTTGCGCAGCGTTCCCTTCGAGCACGCCGATTCGGTGATGTTGCGGTCGGCGCAGCGCGCGGAACTAACCGCGCGCTACAAAACCGAAGACAGCGAGCCAGGGGTAAAACCCAATTCTGACTCCGTCGTGGTGTTTCTTATTGCGTATGTCGACGGGATTCCTGCCGGTTGTGGTGGACTCCGCGAGCTCGACAATGGCGGCTTTGAAATAAAACGCATGTACGTCACTCCGGCTCAGCGTGGCACCGGCATCGCTATCGCCGTGCTGAGAGGACTCGAAGAGTGGGCACGAGCACAGTCCGCAGCCGAGCTTGTGCTCGAAACAGGAACAGCCCAGCCGGATGCGATGCGTTTCTATGAGCGCGAAGGTTACAACCGCATTGACAACTTCGGCGCCTACACCGGCGAAGATTTGAGCGTCTGCTACTCCAAAGCGCTCTAGCTCCACCGCCCACGCTCTAGGCTTGGCCAGTGCTTGCTCTCGTTGCGATATCCGTCCTCATTGGAGCACTATCGCAACGAATAACGGGGATGGGCTTCGCGCTCGTGGCGTCGCCGCTGATAGTTATTCTCCTCGGCCCCTTCGACGGCGTACTCGTCGTCAACCTCTGCGGAGTCATTTCGGCGCTGCTCATCATCCCGCGGGTCTGGCGGCTCATCGAGTGGCGCACTTTCGCGTGGCTAGTCATTCCGGCCATTGTTGCCATCGTGCCGGGCTCGTTGCTTGCCGCTCGGCTGCCCGGCCCCATCCTGCAACTCGGCGTTGGCGTACTAGTTCTTGTTTCGCTCACTGCGACCCTGCTCATTACCCGCGCAGACCACATTGTGGCTGCACGGCCGGCAGCAATCATTGCCGGAGCGGCATCCGGATTCATGAACACTGCCGCCGGTGTTGGCGGACCAGCCCTCAGCGTCTATGCGGTGCTCACGTGCTGGTCGCAGGCACACTTTGCCGCAACCCTGCAGCCGTATTTTGTGGTGGTCGGAACTGTCTCGCTCACCACAAAAATTATCTTCTCTGAGGGGCAGCTACCACAGTTGGATGCGGCGAGCTGGATCATCATCGTTGGCGCACTGCTCGCGGGGCTAGCACTCGGTGAGGTGCTCAATCGGCACATCAGTCATCGTGCGGCGCGGATCGGGGTCATCATCATCGCCTACATTGGCGGCACGGCTGCCGTGATCGATGGCGCATTGCACCTCTCGGTCTAAGTGCTAACGAACGGATGCCCGGCCCCACCACTCGGGGCCGGGCATCCGGCGTCACTGTGCGCTACTGAGCGAGACAGGTTCTACTGAGCGAGACAAGCTCTACTCTGCGGGGCCTACACCGACGGGGTCGGCCTCTTCGTTGGGGGTGTCCCCGTCGCCGGGAACAGTCCTGCGGAGAGTGGCGCCGAGTTCGGCATCCACACTGCCCCAGTACCAGTAGAAACGCTCGAGGATTTCGGGAATGGTGATTCCGCGGCCCTGGCCGGTGAGCGTTTCGATGAAGCGAGCCTTTGACTCTGCGCTGAAGACGTCGCGGTAGAGGGTTCCTGCCTGGCCGAAGTCGTCGTCTTCAGAGTGCAGGGTTGCTGCGGCACGGAGCAGTTCGCCGTCGCTGGCCCATCCACCTTCGCCAGCAAGCTCGGGCTGAGCTGCGGGTCCGCCGTACGAGTTCGGTGCGTATGTGCGTGCTGCTGCGTCACCGATCTTGTAGTTCATGGCGCCTTCGTGCTGGTAGTTGCGCGCTTCGGAGGCGTGCGGCTGGTTGACCGGCAGCTGGTTGTAGTTGCTTCCGATGCGGTTGCGCTGGGCATCCGGGTAGGAGAACACACGCGCCATCAGCATTTTGTCTGGGCTGATGTCGGTGCCGGGAACCATGTTCGACGGCGAGAATGCGGCCTGCTCGATCTGCGCGAAGAAGCTTTCCGGGTTGCGGTTGAGCGTGAAGTGGCCAACCGGAATCAGGGGGTAATCATCGTGCGACCAAGTTTTGGTCAGGTCGAAGGGGTTGAAGCGGTAGCTCTTGGCGTCTTCGTAGGGCATGATCTGCACCGAGACATCCCAGCTGGGGAAGTCGCCGGCGGCGATGGAATCGAAGAGGTCGCGACGGTAGTAGTCGGCATCTTCACCGGCGATGCGTTCGGCATCCGCAGCTTCCATCAGCTCAACGCCCTGGCGGGACTTGAAGTGGTACTGCACCCAGAAGCGCTCGCCTCCGGCGTTGATCCACTGGTAGGTGTGCGATCCGTAGCCGTTGATGTGGCGCCACGACTTGGAGAGCCCGCGGTCACCCATGAGGTACGTGACTTGGTGGGCGCTCTCGGGTGAGAGGGTCCAGAAGTCCCACTGCATGTCTGCATTGCGCAGGCCAGAGTCGCCGAGGCGCTTCTGCGAGTGGATGAAGTCGGGGAACTTCATGGCGTCACGAATGAAGAAGATGGGGGTGTTGTTTCCGACGATGTCGTAGTTGCCCTCGGTGGTGTAGAACCGCAGCGAGAAACCACGAACGTCGCGCCACGTGTCGGGCGAGCCCTGCTCACCAGCAACGGAGGAGAAACGCAGAATTGTTTCGCTCTTGGCACCCTTTTGGAAGACGGCGGCCTTCGTGAACTGCGAAACGTCTTCGGTGACGACGAATTCACCGAACGCTCCACCACCCTTAGCGTGCGGGTTGCGCTCCGGCACACGCTCACGGTTGAACGACGCAAGCTTTTCGACCAAGAAACGGTCGTGCAGTGCGGTTACGCCATCGGGGCCCGTGGTGAGCGAATGTTCGTCGCTCGCAATGGGTGCTCCGGCTTGGGTTGTCGTGGGTTCAGTCACGATGTCTCCTTTGTTTGGGTGGATGTGGGGGTTTAGCTGGATGTGAGGGTTTGTGCTTGGCAGTCGGGGCATACTCCCCAGAAGTTGACTTCGGCAGTGTGCACGGAAAAACCGCCGGCCTGCGATGGTGTGAGGCATGGGGCTTCACCCACGACACAATCCACGTCGCGCACGGCACTACATTCAGTGCACACGACATGGTGGTGGTTGTCGCCGGTGCGAAGTTCATAGAGGGCGGAGGACCCTGCCGGTGCAATCTTGCGCAGCAGCCCCGCCGTCGTTAGCGCGGCCAGTACTCCGTAGACGGCTTGCAGGGAGGTGCCTGGCAGTGTCGGCAGAACCGATCGGAAGATACGATCCGCATCAGAATGGGGGCACTCAACGAGCGCTCTCAACACTGCGACTCGGGGCTCAGTGACTTTGAGACCGGCACCGCGCAGGGTCTCAACGAACGCCTCATCCGTCACTGTTTCCATCACCCTCACTGTACTCCTTGTTTTGAATAACTCAAGACAACTCTCAGTGAACATCAGGTTCAGGGGCACGAGGCTAGCGGCCACGAAGGATCGGGGCCGCCGGTAGGATTAGAGCTTCCGGCACTCCCCAAATCCAGGAGCAAAAACCTCGTGACCTCGCCTGCGCAGACCATAGTTCCCGATACCGTGTCGAACGCGGCTGCCACCCCCGAGAAAGAGCAGCCCTATGGCGCTCTCGGGCTCAAGGATGACGAATACGCCAGGATTCGCGAAATTCTGGGCCGTCGCCCCACCAGCGGCGAGTTGGCCATGTATTCGGTGATGTGGAGCGAGCACTGCTCCTACAAGTCCTCGAAGAACTACCTTCGCCAGTTCGGCAAGAAGGTCAGCCCCGCCATGAAGAAAAACCTCATGGTCGGCATAGGCGAAAATGCCGGAGTTGTGGATGTCGGTGACGGCTGGGCCGTGACCTTCAAGATCGAAAGCCACAACCACCCCAGCTACATCGAACCCTTCCAGGGCGCCGCAACCGGTGTTGGCGGCATCGTTCGCGACATCATCTCGATGGGTGCCCGCCCTGTTGCCGTCATGGACGCCCTCCGTTTTGGCGCCATCGACCACCCCGACACCGCGCGCGTCGCGAAGGGCGTGGTTTCGGGCATCAGCTTTTACGGCAACTGCCTCGGCCTTCCCAACATCGGTGGCGAAACCTACTTCGACTCCGTCTACCAGGCGAACCCACTCGTCAACGCCCTAGCCGTTGGAGTGCTGCGCCACGAAGACCTGCACCTGGCTAACGCGCGCGGCGTGGGCAACAAAGTTGTGCTGTTCGGTGCCCGCACCGGTGGCGATGGCATCGGCGGAGCATCCATCCTCGCCTCGGATTCGTTCAGCGAAGGTGGCCCCACGAAGCGCCCCGCCGTTCAGGTCGGCGACCCCTTTGCCGAGAAAGTGCTCATTGAGTGCTGCCTCGAACTCTTCCAGGGTGACCTTGTTGAGGGCATCCAAGACTTAGGTGCTGCCGGCATTAGCTGCGCCACGAGTGAGCTCGCGTCTAACGGCGACGGCGGCATGTTCATCGAACTCGACAAGGTACTGCTGCGCGACCCCACCCTCACAGCAGAAGAAATTCTGATGTCTGAGAGCCAAGAGCGCATGATGGCCATCGTGAAGCCCGAAAAAATCGAAGGCTTTCTCAAGGTTGTTGAGAAGTGGGATGTCGAAACCAGTGTGCTCGGTGACGTCACCGACACCGGTCGCCTCATCATCAACTGGCACGGCGAAGAAATCGTGAACGTCGAGCCGCGCACGGTCGCCATCGATGGACCGGTGTATGACCGCCCCGTGGTCTACCCGAAGTGGATCGACAAGCTTCAGGCCGACAGCGCCTCCACACTTGCCCGCCCGAAGGAGGGTTTCGAACTTCGCGAACAAATGCTGCAGCTGCTGGCGAGCCCCAACCTGGCCGACAAGAGCTGGATCACCAACCAGTACGACCGCTACGTGCTCGGCAACACCGCTCTCAGCTTCCCGGATGACGCCGGCATGGTGCGCATCGACGAAGAAAGTGGCCTCGGCTTCTCTGTCGCGACCGACGCCAATGGCCGGTTCTGTCAGCTCGACCCCTATGCCGGAGCACAGGTCGCTCTCGCTGAAGCTTTCCGCAACGTTGCCGCTACCGGCGCGAACCCTGTCGCCGTCAGCGATTGCCTCAACTTCGGTAGCCCCGAGAACCCCGAAGTGATGTGGCAGTTCAGCCGCGCCGTCGAAGGACTCGCCGATGGCTGCCTCGAGATGGAGATTCCTGTCACCGGCGGAAACGTCTCGTTCTACAACCAGACCGGCGATGTGCCCATCCACCCGACTCCTGTGGTCGCGGTGCTTGGGCTGATCCGTGACGTTGCTGAGCGCATTCCCAGCGGCTGGCAAGACGAAGGCAACAACATCTACCTGCTCGGCACAACTTCGCTTGAGCTTGATGGTTCGGCTTGGGCGGGAACCATCCACGACCACCTCGGTGGCCTGCCCCCCAAGGTTGACCTCGCTGCCGAGCGTCGCCTCGCAGACCTCATCAGAGCCGGCAACGAGCAAAACATCATCGCCAGCGCGCACGACCTCGCCGATGGCGGTCTCGCACAGACACTAGCCGAGTCGGTCATGCGATTCGGCGTCGGTGCGCGCGTGTGGCTCGGCGAGTTGCTCGAACGTGACGGCATCGACGCCGCAACGGCGCTCTTCAGCGAATCGACCGGTCGCATGATCGTCTCGATCCCCCGCGAAGATGATGTGAAGTTCCGCGGGCTCTGCGAGGGTCGCAACTACCCGGCGGTCCGCATCGGAGTTACGGATGCTGCGGCTCCCGCCCTCGAAGTTCAAGACCTGTTCACCCTCACACTCGAGGAGCTAGAAACGGCTCACCGCGGAACGCTCGCGGAGGCATTCGGCGCCTAATATGCGAATCATCAAAGCGGTGTACGGCGAAGCCACGGCAACGCTAGCCCTCTTGATGATCGCGCTCGTCGTGGTTCGGGCGATGGTCGAGTCGCAGCCGTGGTGGCTCGCTGCTGCCCTGCCGTGGGGTGTGTATGCCCTCTATTTGGCGTTGCTGATGACGCGACTCGTTGTTGTGCAGCGTCGGCATCCGTGGGTTCAGCTCTCAGTTGCGGCGGTTGGTGTGGGGCTGTCGTTTATCGCGGGGCCGTTCGCCGTTCTCGTTGCCGCCCTGGGGCTCGCCGTGATTCTCGGCTACAACTACTGGTACTCGGTGCAGCACGTGACAGCGCGGCCCGTGCGCGTCGATGCGCCCCTGCCGCTGTTCCCCCTCACCACACTGGATGGCGCTCTCGTTGACAGCAGTGTGCTCACTCACCAACCGCACGTCATCATGTTCATACGCGGCAACTGGTGCCCATTTTGCATGGCCCAGGTCAGCCAGATCGCCGCACAGTATCGCGAACTCGATAAACGCGGTGTCGCCGTGGCGATCATCAGCCCCCAAAAGCCGGAAGGCACTGTGGCACTGGCTAAACGCTTCGACATCCCGCTGACCTATTACATCGATGCGGATGGCGCGGCTGCTACCATGCTCGACATTGTGCAGTCCGGCGGCACGCCTGTCATGTTCAGCACAGGCACCAACGGCGACACTGTTGTTCCGACCGTGATCATCACCGACCGCACTGGAAAGGTGCTTTGGGCGGAACACACCGACAACCACCGGGTGCGCCCCGAATCGACCACGTTCCTAGACGTGCTCGATCAGCACGGCATCCGAGCACGCTAGTTGTCGCCAGCCTCGGAATCAGGTTCGCCACCGGAGGCGAGCTGCTCGTGGTGGTGAATCACTTCGGCGACCACAAAGTTGAACCACTTCTCGGCGAAGGCGGGGTCGAGGTGCGACTCTTCGGCCAGTGACCGCAAACGGGCGATCTGGGTGCGCTCACGGCTGGGGTCAGATGCGGGCAGACCCTTGGCGGCTTTGAGCTGACCAACCTGCTGGGTGTACTTGAAACGCTCCGCAAGCAAGTGGATGAGCGCAGCATCAATGTTGTCGATGCTGCGTCGGGCGCCCAGAAGTTGTTCGCGAACCTCGGGGTCAACCTCGGTGCCCGGACCG harbors:
- a CDS encoding MFS transporter produces the protein MDIDRAVQSRIVRTLVAGQVLAGLGLGATVAVGAILAADLGGEALSGAAATSSTLGAALVSIPLARLAQRWGRRPALALGAGVAAGGSLITVLAIGAAFFPLLILGFAMLGVGTAVGLQARFAATDVAAPEHRGRDLSLVVWSTTIGAVAGPNLIGPGEAVAQWLSLPTNTGSFVFAIAAQLAAMVLYLVELRPDPLVLAGNKPVEQAVAADAGIVRGRGPLVFAIAAIAISHAVMVSIMAMTPVHLSHQGASLTVIGFTISLHIAGMYALSPVFGWASDRFGRIPTILVGQALFAASVLVVALGQLSNAAVTVGLVLLGLGWSASTVAGSALVADLSTGAMRLRIQGRSDTIMSLAGAFGGGFAGPILIVVGYAGLAWGAGLLVLVVAAAALVVWRITPTTPTTPAAPLDATSEVQPAGQAPA
- the purS gene encoding phosphoribosylformylglycinamidine synthase subunit PurS, with translation MPTIVVEVMPKAEILDPQGKAVAGALVRLDKSEFTSVRIGKRFELTVDGPITADLLAEAREIANDLLANTVIEDVIYVGEARGADDAQGA
- the purQ gene encoding phosphoribosylformylglycinamidine synthase subunit PurQ, with product MRVGVITFPGSLDDRDAQRAVKLGGAVPVALWHGDHDLKNVDAIVLPGGFSYGDYLRAGAIAAHSPIMSEVIAAANGGMPVLGICNGFQILVESHLLPGGLVRNDHGDFVCRDQKLRVENIDTAWSNGFREDEEIIIPVKNGEGGYIADQNTLDRLEGEGQVVFRYLEVNPNGSANDIAGISNARGNVVGLMPHPEHATEPGFGPDTRVAMRSGTDGLTFFTSAINSLMANA
- a CDS encoding DUF3817 domain-containing protein, whose translation is MFATPKSLFRVLAFAEAVTWTLLITGLILRATIGLDVAVSIGGGIHGFVFLTYGATAVLLTVNQRWNVGTAVLTIGSAIIPYATIPVELWLARSGRLAGEWRTEASDHPRDAGWVDRAMRWFLKHPYILLALIAAAVVLLFVVLLIIGPPGGSK
- a CDS encoding CPBP family glutamic-type intramembrane protease codes for the protein MPTPDSAVATPPLSSRSWGLIPAALLSGSAVLLFSLRLPLLGYVVVAAALAAAWITDRQRLTEGLAKDLLLIASGMVIVSTISVAADISWGNFFLLGFVLATAVAVPYALSRFVFKDRLIRFPWRGGWPWNRVQWGYLALVLFLGWLILPFYFITSGVYENWPIVTTPDEIGRLFVGVNAVGTWDELFFILTVFVLFRRHFPVWQANLLQMVIFVSFLWELGYQSWGPLLTIPFALLQGWIYSSTKSLVYVLTVHLLFDAVVFLVIVHARNPGVIPIFLV
- a CDS encoding mechanosensitive ion channel family protein; this translates as MFEWKSWLGLAVAVVIALIAVVIVVGVIALIVRVIAHLRPGVYATLAPVRQRLRVLIALLAVWIAVKATIPIVDPNILDIIDNVFLVVVIAISGWLLVSVMNLLLGRALTRYPIDVPDNRVARRVRTQVQVLRRVLTAVIVIVTIGAILLTLPGAQTLGASVLASAGLISVVAGIAAQSALANVFAGMQLAFSDAIRVDDVVVADGEWGRIEEITLTYIVVSIWDQRRLVLPSTYFTTTPFQNWTRNATELLGEVNFDLDWRVSIDQMRTQLKKIVADTELWDGRTANIQVVDTTGGFVRVRVLVSAADSGAQWDLRTHVREEMVDWLQAKNPAALPRQRVLMVENEARARSKGSTEAQDRGLFSGSAEADARRQEFTGAIPLQDNIPENAPDRAPDSLSERD
- a CDS encoding DUF2254 domain-containing protein, producing the protein MGEARTQSARRSSVRLWFATTREAASAELWPLPTLFIIIAVVLGIVLPFIDRAVDSSLSPVFKSVLFAGGPDSARAVLSAVAGSLITATSLTFSLTVVALQLASSQASPRVLRTFLKNRTVQWTLAVFVGTFAYALTVLRTIEDGSVSVDPIVPRFAVTLASLLTLASVVMLVLFLAHLARQLRIEITIRQIFVETSSTITSVKSTMAEGYIKLPDWPPASRIELSLATRSGFIRSIDRSRLLAVAIDYDLVVSEVETIGNHVVSKTPVIRWWPRDPLEHVDDEARENINPALSQAIDLAFERTAGQDIGFGIRQLVDIAAKALSPGVNDPTTAVHTLGHLSAILGSIAELPIQSTGLTDDNDRVRVIINPHSFTDLLDVAMTQPRRYGASDPGVVERLFRLLQEVGYRAQRPEQTEAVLQQIERLEASVAAENYDYVERERFAKLADAARAATSDHRWL
- a CDS encoding GNAT family N-acetyltransferase, whose translation is MEYTYELELRSVPFEHADSVMLRSAQRAELTARYKTEDSEPGVKPNSDSVVVFLIAYVDGIPAGCGGLRELDNGGFEIKRMYVTPAQRGTGIAIAVLRGLEEWARAQSAAELVLETGTAQPDAMRFYEREGYNRIDNFGAYTGEDLSVCYSKAL